The Narcine bancroftii isolate sNarBan1 chromosome 8, sNarBan1.hap1, whole genome shotgun sequence region gaaagtgacagtaaatggatatatatcaaaacaatttaacttaagcagatcaacaaggcagggatgtccactatcttcctcactgttcgcgttagctatagaaccactagcagaactgataagaacagaaaataaaataagagggataaaaataaaagagaaggaatataaaatcagtctatttgcagatgacgttataatatacttaacagaaccggaaatatcaataaaagaattacgtatgaaattgaaggaatatggagaagtatcggggtacaagatcaacgcaaataaaagaaagcaatgccaatgaataatgcgaatttcacaaagtttaagaaagaatcgccatttagatggcaaacacaagcagtgcgatacctaggtatacaactaaataaaaacctcggccatctatataaactcaattaccatccattaatgaaaaaaattacaagacgacttagagcattggaaagactttccactaatactgataggaaggataaactattaaaatgaacattttcccaaggatacaatacctatttcagtcattaccaatacacctaacagagaaattcttcaaggagttaaagaaaataataaggaaattcttatggaaaggggggaaaccgaggatagcactagataaattaacagaatggtacaaacaaggaggcttaaaactaccaaactttaagaattattatagagccgcacaattaagatacctatcagatttttatcaaacaagggaaaaaccagattggaccagattagaactagataaaataggggagaagatacctgaacatatactatataaatgggataaaaaattggtgcagcgtaggaattcaccggtattgcatcatctgctcaacattcggaagaagattcatgtagaaaggaataaaacagatTACCAacgaccaaaactaatattgacgcaaaatcggctaatcccttttacaatagatagcctttcctttagagaatgggagagaaaagggatcaaaagaatagaaaattgtttttcgggaaataaattattatcctttgaacaaatgaaggataaatataatataactcatgatacaatgtttgcatactatcaactgaaaacctacttgaaggacaaattgggcaacagtctgaggttaccaaaaggaagcaattttgaatatgtgattacagacgcaatgataattaaaaaatttgtaacaaacatgtacatcaaactgcaaaaaaaggagaacgaggaaacaaacggtaaaccgaaacaaaaatgggaacaagatctaaacataaagataaagaatgaaacatgggagaagctatgctccggaactatgagaaatacaataaacaagaggttacgcatgatacaatataactggatacacaatataactggatacatcaCACctctaaagttaaataaatgggacccaacagtatcagacagatgtttttgctgtaaaaaggaaacgggaacaacaattcatgcaacttggacatgtgagaaagtggaaaaattttgggaagatctaaaccagatattaaataaaatcacaaaaagcaatataccaaaaaacccagagatcttcctcctaagtaatataagaaacaaagaatttggactcgatttggatggagcacaaaaaagatttgttatgatagacctagctgtagcaaaaaaaatgtattatgtcaacctggaaattagaagacaacttgagaatacaacaatggtatatagaaatgaataaatgtattccattagaaaaaataacatataatttaagaaataacattacaatattcgaacaaatatgggagccatacatgaaacacaatagagaaatcctaccatggacttccaccacctaaaatgacagaaggagaagataaccaaaagaactgactcagtaaaatttcttgtttatttttattaagtgacaacattgtttagcgggtttaatgtatcttatagattgaacttcaaataaatggggaagggggtgagggagggggggaaagggggagaaaacgacactatatatttaagaagaaaatctctgtatgtatcttggtcaatatggttaatagtgtgaaaaataaaaaaatttaaaaaaaacatgaaaatgtgGAACTTGAGATTTTGTTGTAAAATTTATTGTGCTTAATTATTACAAATGGATCACAGGAAAAAAGTCACAATTTGTTCTTATTATCAATTATATGTGTCTATTGACCTGTACTTTACTCACATGTCATGTACCCATGTACCTGAAAATACTATTTCTAGCCAGGTTGATTGGAATAATAATGTGAAATTATTAATTATATTGTAAGGTTTGAAAACCTCATAGACTTTTCTTCCATCCACTATTATGTGTACTGCCATTGCTATTCTAAAATTTAGTGGGGAAGTTACAGAGGTAAAATCACAAAAGATAACTTGCATTAGAACATATAATACATAGGCCCTTCgagctccatctacctgcctttctcCATCATCCTACGACGGAAAAATCTATTTAAgcatgttttaaatatatttaatcagCTGGTCTCTACTGATCTCTTGGGAGAAAATTCCACATATTCGCCactctttgggaaaagcagtttatCCTTATCTCTGTCCAAAATCTAATCTCCTGAATTCTCTCGTTCCAGTTTCACCTATCCGTGGAAACCACTTTCCTGCTCCTATcttatcccctcattcttctgaattccagcaagtatagtcccaggtgtctctctctatctctcttcatATCTAAGCCCCTTGTCTCTGGTGACCTTGCTCTGCAAAGACTCCATAGCTAATATATCTTTTCTCAACTCTTTTTAAAGGAAGAGAAGGAAACCCTGAACAGAGGAGGAAAGAAGGCTTTAAGTAATGTCACACTGGTCATCTGTAAACGTTTTAATGTCTGCAAAAAATTGTTTCTAAAAAGATCTTTCCTTTCAGGAACAgagtgaaaagaaagaaaaccccATGCGCGAGCTTCGTATCAGAAAGCTTTGCATGAATATCTGCGTTGGTGAAAGTGGTGATCGACTTACTCGAGCTGCCAAAGTACTTGAGCAACTAACGGGCCAAACTCCTGTGTTCTCCAAAGGTGAGTTGAACTTTATAAAAAGTTGCAGGACAATTTGAAGAATTTGCATCTATGTGCCTTCAATGTCAACTTTTTTTGatacgtgaatagggtggtgaagaaggcttttagtatgctggcctttatcaatcattgcatggaatataggagttgggaggtgatgttgagactgtataagacattggtgcggcctaatttggagttctgtgtgcagttctggtcgcctaattataggaaggatataaacagagtggagagagtgcagagaaggtttaccagaatgttacctgggtttaagcatctagagtatagggagagattggacagattaggtctttattctttggagcgtagaaggttgagaggggatttgatagaagtatttaagattatgaaagggatagacagagtggatgtggatagactatttccgttaagaggaggaaagattaaaacaagaggacgtgagttaagaattaaggggcagaggtttagaggtaacatgagggggaacttcttgactcagagagtggtagccgtgcggaatgagcttccgggagaaatagtggcggcggagtcaattgtattatttaagaaaaggttggacaggtatatggatgagaagaagatggagggttatgggcattgtgcagggaggtgggactagaaaggggtgtttggttcggtgcagactagaagggcctaatggcctgtttccgtgctgtaattgttatgttatgttataaaaaaataatgttaTGTTTTAAATTATTCTGCTGATTTTAAAAAGCACTGTATAAAATCTATCCTCCATTAGCTCGCTACACTGTGAGATCTTTTGGCATCAGGAGAAATGAAAAGATTGCTGTTCACTGTACAGTCCGTGGTGCTAAAGCTGAAGAAATCTTGGAAAAGGGCCTTAAAGTAAGTAGTTCTGCAGTATTTCATAATGGCttctaaaaatacattttttctctTTGAATCGAtaatttaactttttaattttaaagggtgttgtcttttccttttacttttttaatataattttagaAAATGGCGGGAAAGAGAAATTGCTTTCATGCTTTGACCAGGCATGATTTGAATTGTATCCAAATGACTGAGGCATAACTGTCTCTTTAACTCCAAATACTGATTATGAGTGCCTGGTTCTTGGGATATGGATATGTGTGTCCTGCTAATGAGAATAAATGAAGCTGTGAATCCATTGTCCAATACtttttttggaaattttaaaaaaatcatcaatTTGAGTAATTGATGTCAATTTGGTTTCTTGTTCTTTTGTGTGTGATTACAATTGAAGCATTCTTGTCAACGCATCTTTGTTTGAATAAAGATCTTCTGTTAATTTTATCAATTACTATCTGGAACATGATTTTTCTTACTATTTGAAGTAAACATTTGGCTTGACACTCATTAAATCATGCATACACAGCTAGGCCAGaacggtggtgggggtggggtggatgtgGGGAGGAGGTGGGCCAGTTGTCAAGGGCCTTCGATTTTGAGGGGGCCTACTCCTCTTGATAGAGGCAAAGGGGGTTCCTTTGCCTTGCTAAATAATATTGATATTGTCAAGAGAGTCAAGGGGATATTTTagcacaaaatattaatattttaaagaatatTCATAAAAAATTAATACagataaaatatagataaataaatgcagATAACTGAAACCACTAatgttccatatttattttatgtatCTTATGGTGGTGGCCATACACACAAataaaaagatatcttttccctTTTCTCAAGACCACCACAACACTCACTGTGCATGCACATCGCGTGGGAATGAGTGATCGTGTCTGCCTTGCTATCAAGTGGTTGCTCAATAGAGCCTGTCTTCCCCCATCAGTTTCTTTGTGCTCATATATTTGTTGGGTTGTATAATTGGTTTATAAATAGATATCTGTGTTGAGCCTGtgaaacacccacacacactctcaacacatctctgtagtgaactgggattcactagaagtgtgctgtactaacAACTGGTCCCGCCTCTCGGCTCCTCCCCCAGGGACCTGTATATAattctggtttcccgcctaaacccagatcccctctgaagcctgttcgtgaactctatctgtgttgtaagctaataaaagtgttagttcttCCTcaagtcgagtgtgagcttttatctgtGCTATAGTTTTATcagcttacaaacaaggatggagacattactcaagcccagtatgctgttaatagacccccagtcacccgacgtggctgaggagttagcatattggctagactgcttccaggcctacctgaacgcgactAGCAATGTCTTCCATATGGACGAGCTCCAGAGTTCAGCGCTCATCTTAAGGGTAGGATCAAAGGGGTACACAATCGTCCAAGACTGCCCGACTTACGAGGCGGCCGTTGAGGTGCTGAAGGCCCACCACATGAAGGCCCCGAATGTGGTCCTTGAGAGGCACTGACTTGCCCTACGCTGCCAATGGCCTGGAGAGTCGATTGACGACTACCCGCTGGATCTGTGGAAGCTGGCTAAGAAGTGGAGGTATGAGCCCGCTTCGAGCCACGTCTGGGAAGATGTCTGGGACACCCTAGTCGCAGGGTTCTGCTCGAGGtaagtgaggcagtgactgcttgaGTTGGGAAGGAAGGACCTCGCTAGCCATGTCGAGCTGGCCAGTCTCGAGAACAACGACCTTGAGGCCAGTGAACTCGCACTCTCAGGTGAGCTCCTCCAAGGACCAGCTGTTCCTTCTATGGCAGCACCTGCTGTAATGGCTGCTACTTCCTGATCCCAGGAGTGCATTTTCTGCGGCAAGGGACAGCACCCCTGTGCCTGCTGCCCAGCTAAAGATTCGGCATGCTCCCactgcaggaagaagggacattggacGAAGGTCTAACATGCgaagggggatctgggaagtccatggcctgtactgctcctggatctgattccagtCCCAAGCCGTCTGCCCAAGACCCACCTGAGATCGCCTGTTGCGCAACTCACCGCCTATGGAAATGATGCAAAAAGGCTCGGCGGCCATCTTGCAGTTGCCCAATTTTGAATTCAGCgccatcatcagaggaggaaggagggcggccattttGCCGCGCCACGAGGTTGGCACCATCTTACCTGAACAGATTGACTCAGGATTGAGGGGGCCACTCGAGGGAAGAACATGGCGTTTCCAGCAACCTAGCATCACTGGTCTTTGAGCAGAATAAACCTCACCAGCTCACAACTCGATGgcgaaggtaaatggacattcgaccaagtgcctgattgacacagaCTCCACGGAAAATTTCATGGACTcgtggactgtgcaaaaatataacttacaAATGTACCCATCTAATTACCGAATCTTCCTAGCCCCACTCCCATTCGGCGCatgtacagaaacattgtatagttcatttgtcatttgaggggggggggactTTTAGATGAtttgtgtgctccagtattgttgggtctggacttcctgtgtcaccttaaaagtgtgaccgtggagttttctggtccccttctCCCGGTAACAGTTTGGAATGGAAGGCCCTCAAAAGCAGGACCCACTTCCAGCCACTCCATGCTGAACATCAGCCACCCCCTGCACTGTTCCCAAACCCGTCTGCCGACTGTAAGCCCAttaccaccaagagcaggaggtacagtgcgGCAGGCAGGGAGTTTATAAAGATGGAGACCCAgcgcctgctggaggaggggatcatcaaacccagcaccagcccgtggagagcgaaagtggtggtagtaaagggggaaaacaagtctaggTTAGTGATTgtctatagccaaacaattaacagatacacactcctgAACGCATACTCCCTCCCTCACATTTCAGATATAGTGAACGATATtgcgcagtattgggtctattcaaccatcgacctgaaagctgcctatcaccagctgccaatccgtagCGAGGACCGCCTgcacacagcatttgaggctaactgataactatcagttctggagggtccctttcggtattaccaatggggtgtcTATTTTCCAGCGGCAGATGGACTGGATGATAGATGAGTACGTGTTGAAgcctaccttcccctacctcgacaagGTCACCATGG contains the following coding sequences:
- the rpl11 gene encoding large ribosomal subunit protein uL5 isoform X2, with protein sequence MAEQSEKKENPMRELRIRKLCMNICVGESGDRLTRAAKVLEQLTGQTPVFSKARYTVRSFGIRRNEKIAVHCTVRGAKAEEILEKGLKVREYELRKNNFSNTGNFGFGIQEHIDLGIKYDPSIGIYGLDFYVSQTKNGCLDMVTDRTWLLWNCT